The Bombus fervidus isolate BK054 chromosome 6, iyBomFerv1, whole genome shotgun sequence genome contains a region encoding:
- the Mfs9 gene encoding major facilitator superfamily transporter 9 isoform X2, translating into MQETMERKKSSVESVKDTEYGTVKYEDELIPSWKFWKKRRYVVGVLAFFGFFTSYILRVNLSVAIVAMTAKVQKIDKNGTEYFEQEFDWDSKTQGLVLSSFFYGYISTQLLGGWLGARIGGKRVFGLGIATTAFLTIITPPLARMSVYILVALRIVEGICEGVTYPCIHAIWAQWAPPLERSKLATLAFSGSFFGTVFAMPVAGLMAEYLGWASVFYVFGAAGLVWFFYWWIIVKDKPEDDTSISEAELEYIKSSLGNMNKEEKITHPWKAMLTSPPVWAIVAAHFSENWGFYTMLTQLPTFMNDVLDFKLDKTGYLSALPYLAMTLVVQFSGHLADYLRTEKILSTTQVRKLFNCGAFVFQTIFMTCTGFILTPTGVVICITIAVGLGGFAWSGFGVNHLDIAPKHASVLMGIGNTVATLPGVVSPIITGYIVQNKSAAEWRIVFIIAGAVYLIGAVIYGLYASGEKQSWAERSDEESKRSYDNPAMEIDNL; encoded by the exons ATGCAG GAAACGATGGAGAGAAAGAAATCCTCGGTTGAGTCTGTCAAGGATACAGAATACGGAAC CGTTAAATACGAAGATGAACTCATACCATCCTGGAAGTTTTGGAAAAAAAGACGATACGTAGTCGGAGTATTAGCATTCTTTGGATTTTTTACGTCCTACATCCTTCGTGTAAATTTAAGCGTGGCCATTGTCGCAATGACTGCGAAGGTTcaaaaaatcgataaaaatggaaccgaatatttt GAACAAGAATTCGACTGGGATTCGAAAACACAAGGACTAGTTTTAAGTTCCTTTTTCTACGGATACATAAGTACTCAATTACTGGGAGGATGGCTTGGTGCACGTATTGGCGGAAAAAGAGTTTTCGGTCTTGGAATCGCCACTACAGCTTTTCTTACAATTATCACACCACCCTTAGCCAGAATGAGCGTTTACATTTTGGTTGCTTTGCGAATAGTGGAAGGAATTTGCGAG GGTGTAACATATCCTTGTATACATGCAATATGGGCACAGTGGGCACCTCCATTGGAAAGATCAAAATTAGCGACTCTTGCATTCTCCGGAAGTTTCTTTGGAACTGTATTTGCTATGCCGGTTGCCGGTTTAATGGCTGAATACCTTGGCTGGGCTTCTGTTTTTTACGTTTTTGGAGCAGCTGGTCTTGTTTGGTTTTTTTACTGGTGGATAATCGTGAAGGATAAACCGGAGGACGATACATCTATTTCTGAAGCTGAActtgaatatattaaaagtagCCTTGGAAATATGAATAAAGAAGAG aaaattacaCATCCATGGAAAGCTATGCTCACATCTCCACCAGTTTGGGCAATTGTTGCAGCTCATTTTAGCGAAAATTGGGGTTTTTACACCATGCTTACTCAGTTACCGACATTTATGAATG ATGTACTGGATTTCAAATTGGATAAAACTGGATATTTATCTGCACTACCGTATCTAGCTATGACTCTTGTTGTTCAATTTTCTGGACACTTAGCAGATTATCTGAGAACAGAGAAAATCCTGTCGACTACGCAG gTGCGTAAGTTATTTAATTGCGGAGCTTTTGTATTTCAAACGATATTCATGACTTGTACAGGTTTTATCTTAACGCCAACGGGGGTGGTTATTTGTATCACAATAGCAGTTGGCCTTGGTGGCTTTGCTTGGTCCGGTTTTgg agtAAATCATTTGGATATTGCTCCTAAGCATGCCAGTGTGCTTATGGGAATAGGAAATACTGTTGCTACCTTACCTGGAGTTGTCAGTCCTATTATTACTGGATATATTGTCCAAAATAAA AGTGCCGCAGAATGGAGGATAGTTTTCATTATTGCTGGTGCAGTTTATTTGATAGGAGCTGTGATATATGGTTTATACGCATCTGGTGAAAAACAAAGTTGGGCAGAAAGAAGTGATGAAGAATCAAAGAGGTCTTATGATAATCCAGCAATGGAAATAGATAATTTGTAG
- the Mfs9 gene encoding major facilitator superfamily transporter 9 isoform X1, which yields MPREYVNRMPMDTGVLERLILYSDKETMERKKSSVESVKDTEYGTVKYEDELIPSWKFWKKRRYVVGVLAFFGFFTSYILRVNLSVAIVAMTAKVQKIDKNGTEYFEQEFDWDSKTQGLVLSSFFYGYISTQLLGGWLGARIGGKRVFGLGIATTAFLTIITPPLARMSVYILVALRIVEGICEGVTYPCIHAIWAQWAPPLERSKLATLAFSGSFFGTVFAMPVAGLMAEYLGWASVFYVFGAAGLVWFFYWWIIVKDKPEDDTSISEAELEYIKSSLGNMNKEEKITHPWKAMLTSPPVWAIVAAHFSENWGFYTMLTQLPTFMNDVLDFKLDKTGYLSALPYLAMTLVVQFSGHLADYLRTEKILSTTQVRKLFNCGAFVFQTIFMTCTGFILTPTGVVICITIAVGLGGFAWSGFGVNHLDIAPKHASVLMGIGNTVATLPGVVSPIITGYIVQNKSAAEWRIVFIIAGAVYLIGAVIYGLYASGEKQSWAERSDEESKRSYDNPAMEIDNL from the exons ATGCCTCGAGAATATGTCAATAGAATGCCTATGGATACTGGTGTACTtgaaagattaattttatattcggATAAG GAAACGATGGAGAGAAAGAAATCCTCGGTTGAGTCTGTCAAGGATACAGAATACGGAAC CGTTAAATACGAAGATGAACTCATACCATCCTGGAAGTTTTGGAAAAAAAGACGATACGTAGTCGGAGTATTAGCATTCTTTGGATTTTTTACGTCCTACATCCTTCGTGTAAATTTAAGCGTGGCCATTGTCGCAATGACTGCGAAGGTTcaaaaaatcgataaaaatggaaccgaatatttt GAACAAGAATTCGACTGGGATTCGAAAACACAAGGACTAGTTTTAAGTTCCTTTTTCTACGGATACATAAGTACTCAATTACTGGGAGGATGGCTTGGTGCACGTATTGGCGGAAAAAGAGTTTTCGGTCTTGGAATCGCCACTACAGCTTTTCTTACAATTATCACACCACCCTTAGCCAGAATGAGCGTTTACATTTTGGTTGCTTTGCGAATAGTGGAAGGAATTTGCGAG GGTGTAACATATCCTTGTATACATGCAATATGGGCACAGTGGGCACCTCCATTGGAAAGATCAAAATTAGCGACTCTTGCATTCTCCGGAAGTTTCTTTGGAACTGTATTTGCTATGCCGGTTGCCGGTTTAATGGCTGAATACCTTGGCTGGGCTTCTGTTTTTTACGTTTTTGGAGCAGCTGGTCTTGTTTGGTTTTTTTACTGGTGGATAATCGTGAAGGATAAACCGGAGGACGATACATCTATTTCTGAAGCTGAActtgaatatattaaaagtagCCTTGGAAATATGAATAAAGAAGAG aaaattacaCATCCATGGAAAGCTATGCTCACATCTCCACCAGTTTGGGCAATTGTTGCAGCTCATTTTAGCGAAAATTGGGGTTTTTACACCATGCTTACTCAGTTACCGACATTTATGAATG ATGTACTGGATTTCAAATTGGATAAAACTGGATATTTATCTGCACTACCGTATCTAGCTATGACTCTTGTTGTTCAATTTTCTGGACACTTAGCAGATTATCTGAGAACAGAGAAAATCCTGTCGACTACGCAG gTGCGTAAGTTATTTAATTGCGGAGCTTTTGTATTTCAAACGATATTCATGACTTGTACAGGTTTTATCTTAACGCCAACGGGGGTGGTTATTTGTATCACAATAGCAGTTGGCCTTGGTGGCTTTGCTTGGTCCGGTTTTgg agtAAATCATTTGGATATTGCTCCTAAGCATGCCAGTGTGCTTATGGGAATAGGAAATACTGTTGCTACCTTACCTGGAGTTGTCAGTCCTATTATTACTGGATATATTGTCCAAAATAAA AGTGCCGCAGAATGGAGGATAGTTTTCATTATTGCTGGTGCAGTTTATTTGATAGGAGCTGTGATATATGGTTTATACGCATCTGGTGAAAAACAAAGTTGGGCAGAAAGAAGTGATGAAGAATCAAAGAGGTCTTATGATAATCCAGCAATGGAAATAGATAATTTGTAG
- the Mfs9 gene encoding major facilitator superfamily transporter 9 isoform X3 yields MERKKSSVESVKDTEYGTVKYEDELIPSWKFWKKRRYVVGVLAFFGFFTSYILRVNLSVAIVAMTAKVQKIDKNGTEYFEQEFDWDSKTQGLVLSSFFYGYISTQLLGGWLGARIGGKRVFGLGIATTAFLTIITPPLARMSVYILVALRIVEGICEGVTYPCIHAIWAQWAPPLERSKLATLAFSGSFFGTVFAMPVAGLMAEYLGWASVFYVFGAAGLVWFFYWWIIVKDKPEDDTSISEAELEYIKSSLGNMNKEEKITHPWKAMLTSPPVWAIVAAHFSENWGFYTMLTQLPTFMNDVLDFKLDKTGYLSALPYLAMTLVVQFSGHLADYLRTEKILSTTQVRKLFNCGAFVFQTIFMTCTGFILTPTGVVICITIAVGLGGFAWSGFGVNHLDIAPKHASVLMGIGNTVATLPGVVSPIITGYIVQNKSAAEWRIVFIIAGAVYLIGAVIYGLYASGEKQSWAERSDEESKRSYDNPAMEIDNL; encoded by the exons ATGGAGAGAAAGAAATCCTCGGTTGAGTCTGTCAAGGATACAGAATACGGAAC CGTTAAATACGAAGATGAACTCATACCATCCTGGAAGTTTTGGAAAAAAAGACGATACGTAGTCGGAGTATTAGCATTCTTTGGATTTTTTACGTCCTACATCCTTCGTGTAAATTTAAGCGTGGCCATTGTCGCAATGACTGCGAAGGTTcaaaaaatcgataaaaatggaaccgaatatttt GAACAAGAATTCGACTGGGATTCGAAAACACAAGGACTAGTTTTAAGTTCCTTTTTCTACGGATACATAAGTACTCAATTACTGGGAGGATGGCTTGGTGCACGTATTGGCGGAAAAAGAGTTTTCGGTCTTGGAATCGCCACTACAGCTTTTCTTACAATTATCACACCACCCTTAGCCAGAATGAGCGTTTACATTTTGGTTGCTTTGCGAATAGTGGAAGGAATTTGCGAG GGTGTAACATATCCTTGTATACATGCAATATGGGCACAGTGGGCACCTCCATTGGAAAGATCAAAATTAGCGACTCTTGCATTCTCCGGAAGTTTCTTTGGAACTGTATTTGCTATGCCGGTTGCCGGTTTAATGGCTGAATACCTTGGCTGGGCTTCTGTTTTTTACGTTTTTGGAGCAGCTGGTCTTGTTTGGTTTTTTTACTGGTGGATAATCGTGAAGGATAAACCGGAGGACGATACATCTATTTCTGAAGCTGAActtgaatatattaaaagtagCCTTGGAAATATGAATAAAGAAGAG aaaattacaCATCCATGGAAAGCTATGCTCACATCTCCACCAGTTTGGGCAATTGTTGCAGCTCATTTTAGCGAAAATTGGGGTTTTTACACCATGCTTACTCAGTTACCGACATTTATGAATG ATGTACTGGATTTCAAATTGGATAAAACTGGATATTTATCTGCACTACCGTATCTAGCTATGACTCTTGTTGTTCAATTTTCTGGACACTTAGCAGATTATCTGAGAACAGAGAAAATCCTGTCGACTACGCAG gTGCGTAAGTTATTTAATTGCGGAGCTTTTGTATTTCAAACGATATTCATGACTTGTACAGGTTTTATCTTAACGCCAACGGGGGTGGTTATTTGTATCACAATAGCAGTTGGCCTTGGTGGCTTTGCTTGGTCCGGTTTTgg agtAAATCATTTGGATATTGCTCCTAAGCATGCCAGTGTGCTTATGGGAATAGGAAATACTGTTGCTACCTTACCTGGAGTTGTCAGTCCTATTATTACTGGATATATTGTCCAAAATAAA AGTGCCGCAGAATGGAGGATAGTTTTCATTATTGCTGGTGCAGTTTATTTGATAGGAGCTGTGATATATGGTTTATACGCATCTGGTGAAAAACAAAGTTGGGCAGAAAGAAGTGATGAAGAATCAAAGAGGTCTTATGATAATCCAGCAATGGAAATAGATAATTTGTAG
- the LOC139988195 gene encoding FGFR1 oncogene partner 2 homolog, whose protein sequence is MSLTFQQIILDAKKLVIRISDHENTADNLISEIESVCGQIANMKQYQEEVEILNTEAKQRPHIQLISGIQREIKHLQELQAENKELKKALEDHHHALELIMSKYRQQTASLLRLCKTDLSTLHNAKYANIITNQAEKINEMAAVMKTAVAVDEENEMREKEVYSTLKEENTTLREIVNIANKYCTLNKETEVDSKTVQTDPVVC, encoded by the exons ATGTCATTAACTTTTCAACAAATCATATTGGATGCTAAAAAATTAGTGATTAGAATATCAGATCACGAAAATACAGCAGATAATTTAATAAGTGAAATAGAATCAGTTTGTGGTCAAATTGCTAATATGAAGCAg TATCAAGAAGAAGTAGAGATTCTTAACACTGAGGCAAAACAGAGGCCACATATACAGTTAATCTCAGGAATACAAAGAGAGATCAAGCACTTGCAAGAATTACAAGCTGAAAATAAGGAATTGAAAAAGGCATTAGAAGACCATCACCATGCTCTTGAATTAATTATGTCTAAATACAGGCAACAGACAGCATCTTTATTGCGTCTCTGCAAAACAGATCTTTCTACATTACATAATGCAAAATATGCTAAT ATAATTACTAATCAAGCAGAAAAGATTAATGAAATGGCAGCAGTAATGAAAACTGCAGTTGCTGTggacgaagaaaatgaaatgagagaaaaagaggtATATAGTactttaaaagaagaaaatactaCCTTGCGAGAAATAGTTAATATTGCAAATAAGTATTGCACCTTAAATAAGGAAACTGAAGTAGATAGTAAGACTGTACAAACTGATCCAGTAGTATgctaa